A window of Tatumella citrea genomic DNA:
CTTTTCAAACTGTCAGGTATGAACGATTAGTTCATGCCGTACTTTTTCAGTTTTTTACGCAGAGTACCACGGTTAATACCCATCATCAGCGCTGCACGGGTCTGGTTGCCACGGGTGTACTGCATCACCATGTCCAACAAAGGCTGTTCAACTTCAGCCAATACCAGCTCATACAGGTCATTAACATCCT
This region includes:
- the fis gene encoding DNA-binding transcriptional regulator Fis → MFEQRVNSDVLTVSTVNSQDQVTQKPLRDSVKQALKNYFAQLNGQDVNDLYELVLAEVEQPLLDMVMQYTRGNQTRAALMMGINRGTLRKKLKKYGMN